The genomic stretch GGCGGTAATCACTATAGGTCTAGTAGGTGCCATCTTAACCCTGATTGTGCCCCGGTTTGCTGAACTTTATGAAGGGTTAGGGCAACCACTCCCAGGACCCACACGAATCTTAACAACAATCTCATCTTACCTGCTACCAATCCGGCTCAAATTCCAGTTTGCGTTCCCAATGATCTGGAAACGATCTGGGGACCCGCTGTGGCTTTCCCCATTAAATATCATGTCACCATTTTTTTGGGGGTTAGGGTTCTGGGCGGCTTACAAAACCTGGCGTCAAAAACGGATAGACGATGTAGATTTGGGTGCCAAACTTGAAAGCTACCGTTTCAGAATGCCGCTGCTAGGAAAAATGTGGCGTTACAACACGTTATACAGATGGTCAGCAACGGTAGCAGGAGCGTTAGAAGCCGGTTTGAACATTCATGTGGCGCTAGCGTTAGGGGACCGCACAGCAGGGTCTTGGACTATCACAAAAGCGACAAGAGAAATGATCGCAGCGTTACAATCAGGCCGGGTAGTGTCCTCAGTGCTTGCGGACTACGACCATCTAATAGAACCACAGTTTAGAGCGATGCTCACAGCTGGTGACGAGGTAGGCGAATCTTCAGTTATGTACAACTTTGTTGCCTCGTCTTTAGAAGAAGAAATCGACGCTTTGGTAGCAGGACTGGGAGCTAAACTAGAAGTAGCGTTAATGCTTCTAATGGGAATCGTGATCGGCGCTATCGTGATCGTGTTGTACCTACCAATCCTTAACTTGGCTACCGCGGCTGGAGAGTCATACGGGCTGTGACCAAACAACACCCCCCACCAACAGCGGTGGGGGCCAGTTGTCTTAGGAAACCCGCGGTTAAACACGCGGCCCAGCAACACTGCCGAAACGTTAAAAACTTTAGCTGTAACAAAACCGGTGTTGATCAGAGCGTTTCGGTATCCAAACCTGCGCTTGGGGGTAGAGCTGGTTGCTAGCATCACAGTTCCAGACACCGTAAAAACACATGGTTTTAAACCCTAGACCTTCGATCACCCCCCAAAGTTTGATAGCAGCGTTAATCAACCAAAACGTGCTATCTAGTGAAGATCTTATCTCCCTGCTTGGACCTGAACGACACGACCCGCCTATAGCGCTACTGGAACGTTCCATAGTAAAAAACGGGATTTTATCGGACCGCGAACTACTAGAGCTGAAAGGGCGATGCGCTCAACAACCCACAACAACACCCGAAACAGTTGGGATACCAGTACTACCCGCACCGCTAGCCAGACAGCTAGGTTCAGTTGCTGTAGCTGGCAGCGCTCCACGTGTTGCTATGATCGAAGACCTGCCTAACTATGTGGAACGCATACAAGCAGAACTAGGATCCGACACCGGTTTCGAAGTTGTTTTAACTACCGCGACCCAGTTTGTTACGCTACTTAACCAAGCCTACGGAGACGGCGCGAAAGAAGAACACCGCCCCGAAACCGGCAACATTTTAGAACTTTTAGACCAAGCTATAGGGCTCGAAGCGTCTGACATCCATCTCTCGGTTGGTTACCCACCGGTGCTACGCATCAACAGCGCCTTAACAGAACTACATTATCGACCTTTAACAAACAACTGGTTACGTCAAGAAATCGTAAGGCTCCTAGGAGAGGATGTCCTACCCCAAATTTTTGCGACCCATAACCTAGACGCTGCTTACTCGTACGGGCCGGTACGGTTCCGGATCAACATCGGTGGTGACAAAGCCGGTTTAACAATGGCGCTACGGCGACTCCCGTCCAGGCTCTTGTCATACGACGAGTTACGCCTACCACCATCAGCCCAAGCATTTGCTGAGCTGGAACGGGGACTTGTGTTAGTAACAGGTCCGACCGGTTCTGGTAAATCTACCACGCTAGCGTCAATGCTGGCCCACATCGCGGCTACACGTCCAGTACATATGATCACTTTGGAAGACCCTATCGAATATATCCTTCCAACCAAACGGGCAGTGATACATCAGCGAG from Acidimicrobiia bacterium encodes the following:
- a CDS encoding type II secretion system F family protein; translated protein: MSNTSLEYSYRGITNEGKEKKGVVRAANKSLAITTLSAEGVFVLDLTENKNTLLSRDLSTIFERPLKVKPEVLVAFTRQLSLMLKAGVAVSDAVRALGDNSDDPRVKHMCNDLADKVTAGVPLYKAMEEYPGVFDPVFRAYLEAGDAMGDQAATTAKLARTLGKQHQMRLKVRSVTAYPKILAVITIGLVGAILTLIVPRFAELYEGLGQPLPGPTRILTTISSYLLPIRLKFQFAFPMIWKRSGDPLWLSPLNIMSPFFWGLGFWAAYKTWRQKRIDDVDLGAKLESYRFRMPLLGKMWRYNTLYRWSATVAGALEAGLNIHVALALGDRTAGSWTITKATREMIAALQSGRVVSSVLADYDHLIEPQFRAMLTAGDEVGESSVMYNFVASSLEEEIDALVAGLGAKLEVALMLLMGIVIGAIVIVLYLPILNLATAAGESYGL
- a CDS encoding PilT/PilU family type 4a pilus ATPase yields the protein MVLNPRPSITPQSLIAALINQNVLSSEDLISLLGPERHDPPIALLERSIVKNGILSDRELLELKGRCAQQPTTTPETVGIPVLPAPLARQLGSVAVAGSAPRVAMIEDLPNYVERIQAELGSDTGFEVVLTTATQFVTLLNQAYGDGAKEEHRPETGNILELLDQAIGLEASDIHLSVGYPPVLRINSALTELHYRPLTNNWLRQEIVRLLGEDVLPQIFATHNLDAAYSYGPVRFRINIGGDKAGLTMALRRLPSRLLSYDELRLPPSAQAFAELERGLVLVTGPTGSGKSTTLASMLAHIAATRPVHMITLEDPIEYILPTKRAVIHQRELGQSFTAFDQGLVQALRQDPDVILVGEARDTATIRAAVTAAETGALVFATVHTYDAVSTLGRIISTYPQGEQEQARSQLAYILKGVISQTLVPAVTGGRVAAYEVLVGNSAVANNLRQPDGLLSLRQVIDTAPKDVMQTLEQDLARLVRNRTVTEEEARFRARYVDDYERALHSLGG